The sequence ACTCGCGACATCTCGCGGGCGGACGGGCTATCTAGGCTGTTTGCCTTGCGCCGTCAACCCCCCATTCAATCTTTTTTTGCGACCACCCCACTGGGTAGCCCCTATTCAAATATGGTCGGGGAATCTTCGTCCAAACGGAAAAATTCAGCTTTCACAGAACCGCCGCCTCTCCTTACGGAGACTTGGCCCACCTCGTGGCGGACGAGCTATCTATGCCCTCTTGCCCTCACCGTCAAGCCCGCATGGAATCTTTTTTCCACCAGACCGACGGGCGTGATCGCCAACCCACCGGAAGCTTTGCTTCCCTGACGCGGGTCGACCGCGGGGTCATTTGAACAAGTCGCCTCCGGTGGCTATCCCCGAAGAGCTATAGCTCATTCGCCTTGCTCGGGTATGCTTCTCGGGAAGCCTTCCCATGCAGCGGATGTGGCTTCTATCCAGACGGGTAGCAAAGGTCAAGCAGATAATCTCAAAGATCCCAACCTCTGTTATCTTGCTATGATTCCATAGCTTCTAGAGCGATTTGCACAAAAACCGGGCAGGACATCGCCCTCCCTAAACCTCAACTGAGGCCACCATCAAGAGTTGAGTGGTCCGAAGAAATCAGGCAGGTCACTTCGCCGCTCCGCTGCCTTCAGATTCCAGAGAGGACTTGCTCTTCTTGGGCAATCAGCATGACGAATCAAGAACAAGAGGGCGCGATCTTTCGATCGCGCCCTCGAGGGAAACCAGGCACCCAGAAACGACTGTTACCGTTGCTTCCTTTCGGACCTGGCGGAGTTGGCAGCGCCCCTGCCGCCTGGCTCCCCTGGCCGGGCTGTAGGCCCGGAAAAATCAAATAGCGGATTTGTAATGACTTGCAACCTCAGGATAATAAGTTCCCGAAAGTCCTGCCAATTCTCAAATCCCCTTTTTATGCCGCGTGAACATGTATGTCCTGTGCAACCGCATGTCAAGGCAGAAAGAGCCCCGGAGTGAGGTAGTCCGCCTGGTTGGACACTTTCGCAGTATATCTAAGCTGGAGCCCATGGATTTCACGCCGCTCTCGTTTCCAAGAACTATGCGTCGATGAGCCGCATCAGCCAGCAAGTTACCCCGTCTTCGCCCCTGGGCTTGTAGTGGCATATCGACCTTGCCAGCCTGAGCACCCGATACTGTACGTCGACCTTGGCCGCCAATCGTTTTCCTCACTTGAGAACTCCAGCTTGCCCAACTGTCCAGAAACAGCACCACCCTACTTACACCTGGTTCAAGCGAATTGTATACTCCACGCCTTTACCCCTTCATGTCTGGTTCGCTATCCTTTTCGCTATTGCCGACGATCTGAATAGACTTCCATCAAGAAATCCGATGAATTACTTGCAGTTCAATGAAGACTATGAATTAGACATCGCCTTCGACTTTGGCGTACTCATCGCCAGCTTACTCCATATCTATCTGGCTTGAACGCAATGCAGCTACACTTTCGCTGTCGCTTTTGCGATGTGCAATTCAAAACGTCTCTTTGGCATTTGAAGGGCTGTACAAACGTTGTCCAGGATGTTGACGGAAATAAGATGCTCGAGGGGATGGTGCTCGTGGTCTGCCCGCAATGTGGTCAGCAAAGCGCCTTTCGACCGGACGAGCTCTCCTGCCCGCTTCGTAATCCTGAAGCACGTGAATAGGAGTAAGGCTTGGCACGTTGAGACACCGCAAGAACGCGCTGCATACTGGCATTTTTGTTCCTGATGCACATACGAGTCGGAGGTTTGCTCATGTCCCCATCTAGTGGCGGTCTCCAGCGAAATTTCTTCGCCAGTCTTCCAGGCATTGTATTCGTGGGCGCAGTCATCGGCGTCCTTGCTTCATTTCTTCAGTATTTCGGCAATCCGGCCAATATGGGTGTTTGCGTTGCTTGCATGGAGCGTGACATAGCCGGCGCCATAGGGCTGCATCGCGCAGCCGTGGTCCAGTACCTGCGCCCAGAGATTATTGCTTTTGTACTTGGCTCGTTCGCGGCGGCACTGTTCTCCCGCGAATTCAAGTCACGCGGTGGAGCGGCGCCCATGACCCGCTTCATCCTGGGCATGGCAGCCATGATCGGTGCGCTCGTCTTCCTGGGTTGCCCCTGGCGCGCCATCCTGCGCCTGGCTGGTGGCGACGGCAACGCCCTGCTCGGTATCGCTGGGCTCGTGGCTGGGGTAGGGGTCGGAACCTTGTTCTTCAAACAGGGCTACTCCCTTGGCCGCAGCACTCGTCAGAGCATTGCTACCGGACTCATGCTGCCTTTGATCATGCTTGGGCTGCTCGGACTTCGCCTGCTCTACCCGCCTGTTGCCGGCGCGGACCAGAGCGGCGTGCTCTTCTACTCTGCCAAGGGCCCTGGCGCGGCATATGCTCCACTCCTCATTTCTTTGGGAGCCGGCCTGCTTATCGGCTACCTGGCCCAGCGCAGCCGCTTCTGCACAATGGGCGCCATCCGCGATACGCTCCTATTCCGGCATACCCATCTGCTGACGGGCGTTTTGGCCCTACTAGTTGTGGCCTTCGGCGCCAATCTGCTGCTGGGCCAATTCAAGCCTGGGTTCGAAGGCCAACCCATCGCCCACACTCAAGGTCTATGGAATTTTGCTGGCATGCTCGTGGCTGGCTTGGCTTTTGCCTTGGCCGGTGGCTGTCCCGGTCGACAGCTGTTCATGGCGGGCGAAGGTGACAGCGATGCAGGCGTTTTCGTACTCGGAATGTTCGCCGGCGCGGCCGTAGCCCATAACTTTGGGTTGGCAAGCGGCCCTGCAGGCATTGGCCCACATGGTATCGCTGCTGTGGCCGTATCCCTGGCCGTGTGCTTGTATATCGGATTTGCCAACCGCCAGCGCATGGCATAAGGAGGTTCGCTCATGGTCACAATAATCGATGCTCGTGGACTGTCTTGCCCGCAACCGGTGCTGCTAACCATGAGCAGGATCAAGGAGTTGAGTTCAGGCGAACTTGACGTCCTGGTGGATAACGAAGCCAGTCGAGAAAACGTGATTCGTGCCGCATCGAGCCAAGGCTGGCGCGTGCTCAAGTCGGAAGCTCAAGGTGAAGATTTCATCGTCTCCATCAAGAAATAATGAAGTTCAGACTCATTGACCGCCTATTGGGACGATCCCGCAAGCATCCCCGCGTGGAAAAAGGTATTTCCGCGCGGGGCATTCTTGTTTTCAATGATACTAGTGAAGTGATCCGCGCCGAAGCCGTGCTCAAGTCCTCGGGGTTGGACGTGCAAGTCAAGGGTCCGCCACCTGCCCTGCGCACCGGCTGCGATCTCGTTATCGAATTTCCTCTCATTATGGAGCCCGCAGCACGGCAGGCGCTTGCTGCTGCACGCCTCAAGCCTATCCAAACCGTGCCGGTGCATGATGTGCTGCTTGAACCCGTATCCCTTTTTCATATCAAGGACTTCGGGGACTGGCTCATGGTTCGGGCGGCAAACATGAAGATCACCGTAGAAAAGAGTTCGCGCATCATCGTTAACGTCTCAGGTGGCGGCTGTCCCGACGTGCCTTATCTGGCCGAGTGTCTTGTGGGACGTAACTTGAGCGAGGCGCCGGAGCCGCTCTCGTTAGGACACACTCTCTGCGGCTATGCCTTGCAACTTGCTTTTGATGAAGTGCGGTCGCGATGTCCTGGCTAATCGTCGGCACTATTCCGCGCGAAGAATTCCCATTGGTGAATGGGCCCTGTGTTTATGACGGGGGAAGCCTCCAGGTGAACGGACATGACATTCCAGTCGCGCGCGGTACACCTGCGCTTTTAGCCACGGCTTGCATCGCATCCAGAATACTGGGCATTGCAGCCCCCTTGGCTTTGCTGGCGGGAGACACCGGACGCGGCCAGGGCAGCCGCCAAGTCTATGCCAAGCTTATGGAACCCATCCCTGAATTGGACTTGCAGGGAGTGACGTTCCATTATCTGCAGCCAGATGTTGAATGGCACAATAAAGTTTTGTGGAAGCTGGAAGAGCGCAATCCTCGCCCCTTGCTCGTCGCCGACGCCGGGTTCATGTACGTAGCTAAAATGAGCGGTTTTGCAGCAAGCTACGATCTGTTTACGCCAGATGCAGGGGAGATGGCCTTTCTTGCTGATGAGAAAGCTCCGCACCCCTTCTATACTCGCGGTTTTCTTCTGCAGGAGGAGGAGCGTGTACCTGAGCTTATCGAGCGGGCCTATGCTGCAGAGAATGCCGCAAAGCATCTATTGGTCAAGGGCTGCATAGACTATGTAGTAGCGGCAGGACAGCTGGTGACGGCTATTTCCGAGCCCAGCATACCTGCCATGGAGCCCATTGGCGGCACGGGCGATACGGTAACAGGCTTGGTTACTGCCCTGCTCTCCGCTGATTACTCGATTCCCCAAGCATGCACCATCGCCGCAAAGACAAACCGGCAACTAGGCCTCCTGGCCGCGCCTACTCCCGCTTTTTCCGTAGCTAATCTGATGCCATTCCTACCTCAAGCTCTTGCCGTCTCTCTTGAATAGCAAGTTGTCTCTGCTCACGGCTCATCTTTGGATGAGTTGGTGTTAGCCCTGCAATGGGGTTGATACGGTTGCGTGGAGAAGATTCCACTTAAGGATGTTGATTCACACCTCATCCCTTACTCCGTTTAGAGCATTTTGCTTTTGAAAATGCTCTGCAAGCCATGCGTCGGCATGGCTTGCCGCCGCGTAGGCGTAGGCGCAATTCACTTGCGCCGTCAACACCGGAGCGGGCGTCTTAAATGCGATCTGCTCTAGGAGGGGCGGGACCACCCCCATCACTCTAGCGCCAGCCCACGTCCAGCTCCAAGTCGGCCGGAGCCTCCAGACGCACACCCCAAGTCACGGACTTCTCGGATTTCGCCGGCACGGCCAAAGGCCAGACGAGCAGCCAAGGATCATCGGGATCAACCACGGGCTTGGGTTCGAACTGTAGGTTCAGTTTGATACGCTCGTCACGCGGCTGCGGCTTGGGTTCCTCCATGCGCACGTCGACCGCGTAGCTTTTGGCGTTCTTCACGACCACCTGCCATCTCCAGACATACGTGCGGCTCTTGCCGATGAAGCCTTTCTCTCCGCCCTGGCGCTCTAGAAGCCGGACCTCGGCCGTGACCAGTGGATCGCCGCCGAAGAAGATGGTCTGCTCGGTGCCGGCGTAGGAAAAACCGGTCTTGGCCAGTATGCCGCCGTCCACCATGAGCAAGGCCTCGCCGGGCGGCAGGTCCAGAGCTTCCTTGGACTGGGCATGCGCGCGCAGATAGGCGTTCTCGCCCTGGGAGGGCCTTACTAGATAGGTAAAAGCCGCTTGCAGAGCGTAATCGCGGATGCGCAGGCGTTGCTCCGGGCCGGTCTGCAGGGACAGTTTGCCCATGTCCCACACGCGGTAGGTGGCGCGTTCGGTCATGACTGGAGCGAACTCGGCCATGTCCGCGGTTTGCATCTCCCGGGTCATGGCCTTGCCCATGAGCGGAGCCGGAATGGGCCGCGCGGGAGGCATGGGTTGAATGACCCACGGCGGCAGGTCGGGAGGGGCGATGGGGCCCTGGGGCCGTGTGGTGGCCAACTGGACCTGCACATTGCGCCAATCCTGGCCCGAACGCTGCCAGATGCGGGCGTCCATGGCTACTTCCACGCGCTTGGAGTCCGGCAGCGCATTGACCCGGTAGACTGGGCTCCAGCCACTTCCGGCCAAGGTGTAAGCGTATTCGATAGGCAGATTGGGGCCGACGGCACCGGCAATCAGCAGCGAGATTTCCCAGATCTCGCGCGAGCCGCCGCGAGCCTGCTCCAGCTGAGCCTTAAGCTGGGCCAGTTGCCTGTCCAGCTCCTCGATCTGCCTGGCCAGGGAAAAGATGTCCTTGTAGAGCCGCTCCGAATTGGCAGCCACGGACGAGGCCATGTCCGTGGCTGCCTTGGGTGTGGGCGACTCGTCCATGCTGAGCCCCCTCCAGAACCCCACGGCGGCATCCAGGCTGAGCCGGCGGGACTCCACACCGTTGCGCTGCGCGGTCGCCGATTCGATACGCTCCTGTAAAGCCTTGACGCGCTCCTTATCCTCACGCAGTACCCGACGCCAGCTCATGTCCCTGATCTGGCCTTTGCCCTGCAGCACCTGCACGGAAACGGTCTGCGGGTCGGCTTGCGGCGGCAGCACGATGGTGATCCGGCTCTGGTTTCCGGCCTCTCCGCTCAGCGACGGTGAAGCGCGCTCCACGACCTGGGCCGCATCGGGGTAGAAGGTGACCGAGACTACCTCGGCCAAGGCTGTCGGGATCCAGGCCAGGTAGAGGGTGGCGAGAACTGCGGCAAAGACAACGGCGCTGAATAGTCTATTCATGGGCTCTCCGGTTGAACTGCGGAAGACTTCACTTCAAATTCTGGCGCAATTTGCGAGGCATGGCAAGACAGTCCCCTTGCCCCTATTCCGGCCTCCTGTATAAGGATCGGTAGCATACAGGGGAAGAAGCATGGGCAAGATCGATCTGGAGCCTGCCGCACTCCTGCGGGAATTCGGCGGGCTATTCTCAAGCCTGAATGGCCCGGTACTCGACATGGCCTGCGGCAGCGGCCGCAACGGACTGTATCTGGCCAGCCTGGGTGCGCAGGTGCTGCTTTGCGACCGTGACGCGCATGCGCTGGAGCGTGCGCAGCGGCAAGCGCGGGATCTTGGCCTGCACATCACTACGTGGCAGGTAGATTTGGAAGCTGTTGGCGACCCCTTGCCCGCAGAGGCCTATGGAGGGATCATTGTCTTCCGCTACCTGCATCGACCCTTGTTTCCCTCCATTCGACGCGCCCTGAAGCCGGGCGGGCTGCTGGCTTACGAAACCTATACGCTGGATCAGCCGCGTTTCGGCAAGCCGACTAACCCCGACTTCCTGCTGCGGCCGGGAGAACTCAGGGAAGCCTTCTCCGGTTTCGAGATCATCCACGCATTCGAGGGCATTCTTGAAAATCCCACACGCGCTACGGCGCAGATTGTCTGCCGCAAGCCGCGAACGGAGGCGTCATGAAAAAACGTATTGGATTTATGGGTCTTGGCATCATGGGCAGAGCCATGGCCGCAAATCTACTCAAGGCCGGCTTTCCGGTCACTGTCTATAACCGCGACAAGCAGAAGACACTGCCTTTGGCGGATATGGGCGCGCTTGCTGCCGATTCGCCCCGGCAGCTTGCCGACAACTGCGACGTGGCGATCCTCATGGTCACCGGACCGGAGGCCATCGACGAGCTGCTCTTCGGAATCGACGGCGCTGCCGAAGGCTTGGCCGGCAAGCTGTGTGTGAACATGAGCAGTGTGTCCCCCGCATACAGCCGGGAGTTGGCGGCTTCATTGGAAGCCGAAGGCGCGGTCCTGATCGATGCGCCCGTTTCGGGCACCAAGAAACCGGCCGAGGATGGTCTGCTCGTCATCCTGGCTTCGGGCCCTGAACAGACAGTGCGCGACCTGGACGACATATTCAGAGCCATGGGCCGCAAGGTGGTCTATTGCGGTCCGGCAGGACAAGGCTCCATGATGAAAATGACCGTGAACCATCTGCTGGGCGTGATGATGCACGCCTTTGCCGAGGCCCTGCTCTTCGGCGAGCGTGGGGGATTATCCATGGACGCCATGGTGGAAACGATCCAGAGCGGAGCAATGGCCTGTCCGATGTATCAAGCCAAGGCTCCCTTGCTCGCCAGCGGGAACTATCCCGCGAGCTTCCCGCTCAAGCACATGGCCAAGGACCTCAAGTACGTGCTTGATACGGCATATGAAACGGGCGCGCATATACCTGCGGCACAGGCGGCGTTGGGCATGTATTTGCTGGCCCGTGAGCGTGATTTGGGGGACATGGATTTCGCCGCCGTGGACAAGGCCATGCGCGATATGCTTAAGGGTTAGGCGTAAAGGGGAGGGACCCCCCTCCCCTTTGTCTATTGTTCGGATGACAAAGGATGACCCGCCTTGGCCCAGGCGTCGATGCCCCCGCGCAGGATCTGTACGTTATTGAATCCACGCGCGCGCATCTGTCCGGCGATGCGCCGGCTGGTATCACAGTTCGGATGCTTGCAGTAGAGCACATACAAGGTGTTCTTGCTGTACCCGTCCAACCAGCTCAGATTGTCGGGATCGACCCGTATCGCTCCCTCGATCATACTGGGCTCTGCTGCATAATCGCCCTTTTCCCGAACATCGAGGATAGTCACTTCACCAACCCTGTTGAACAGGACGCCCGCATCCATTTCCTGGATGTTCCGGGGATCGGTCATGGGCCGATTGATGGTTTCCCCGAATTCGCCTTCGTATTCCGTCTTGACCATGGCATCCTCCTGGCTTTGAGTGACTCGAATCACTCTCATTATATCAGCCAAGGAGGTCCAAAAGTCAAAAAAGAAACGGCCGGACTGCTCCGCCCGGCCGGTCCGCACAGGATGGCAGCAAACTACTTGCAATCGTAGGCGGTCTTAAGCCAATCTTTGATTTCCGCGCTGGGTTCATGAATGCCGCGCAGACCGCCTATGGAGCGCATGAACGGCTCTGCCAGCTCGGGCGGCAGCCGCTTCTCGCACAGGGCCGAGGAACCGTAATTATTCATTTTGGTCAGCACCACCTTGGGCTCCTCCCAAGTGTCCACCACAAAATAGATGGAATACTCGCCACTCATGGTCACCGGCCGGCGCAGGACGTCCATGAAATTGTTGTTGCCCCACTCGAGGTACATGGTCACCGCGTCTTCATGGATGAGGTCCCAGTCCACTTCGTTTATCCACGGCTTGCAATCGCTTGTTATCGGCTCTTTGGACATTTGTAGCTCCTTGCCGCCGGAGGCGGCGCTCCGGCTTGGCTGAGCCGGGGTTGGAGAGTAGTTCGTTGGTCATGTACCACTGATAATACTTCAAGACATGGATGCAATACAAGAGCTTATGCTTTGGAAGTGAGGCCCTGAGCGGACCTGTCTGTCCGCATGCCCCGCACATGACACTCTCGCCTGCGGCCCGGCCTTCGCAAAAAATAATGCTCGCCGTGGAAAAGGCAAAAGCCGCCCCAGGCTGGAGAAAAAAACGATTTTAGCAGTTTAGAGCAATTTGCGTTTGAACTGAGAGAGGGCGCTGCCCTCTCTCAGACTCTCTCCCGGCAGGGAGCGGCGCTCCCTGCACCCCCATTTTTCATTTTATTTGCAAGGTGCTGTAAAGACTTTTGTGATGCAGTAAGGCTAGACACGTCGCCCAAAATCATCGTTCCTGCAACGCGCTGCCCAGAGAGTCGAGAAAAGGGTCGAACAGATATTGCAGCACTGTGCGCTGGCCCGTGTGGATGTAGGCTACCACACGCATGCCCGGATAGAGAGCGTAGCGGCCGCCGCTGCCCTCGAAGCTATCCCGTTCCGTCACGATGTGCACGTTGTAGAAGGCCTGTCCGTCCTGGCTGACGAAGCTGTCCGGGCTGACCGTGGCCACGCGACCCCGTATACTGCCGAAGCGGCGCGCATCCATGGATGCGAGCTTGATGACCGCTGTCTGGCCTTCGTGCACATAGCCGACATCACTCACGGGCAGCTTGGCCTCCACGAGCAGTTGGCCGCCGACCGGAACGATATCCGCAACAGCCATGCCCGGCGTGACCACACCGCCCACGGTGGTCACGTGCAGCGCCTTGACCGTACCGCGCACGGGCGAGCGGAGCGTCGTGCGCTCCAGGCTGTCGGCCACGCGGCGCATGCGCTGGTTCAGTTCGTCGAGTTCGCCACTGGCGTCCTTGAGCTTGCCCTGAGCCTCCTCCTGGAATGCATGCCGCAGGCGGCGGGCATCCTCGCGGGCCTGGCTCAAGGCTGACTCGGCGCGCGACAAGGCCGCTTGCTCTTCCTCGACCGCACTCGCCAGCTTGTTCTGTTCCTTGAGGTAGGACAGGTGTTCGTAGCGGGTGGTGAGATTATCCTTGAGCAGCTCCTCGCTCAGGGATACCTGCTCGTTGGACAGTTCCAGGTTCTGGCGCAGGCTGCGCAACTTGGCCTGGCTCTCGGCCACATCCTGCACACGCTGCTTGATCCGGTCATCCAGGGATGCCGCCTCGCTCGCCAGGCGGGTCATACGTGTCGCGAACATGTCACGGGCCTGGGCTACCAGGTCGGGACACAGCGTGCTGAGTCCTTGGTCGAACTGCGGCGCAGCCAAGCCCTGGACCTCGGCCTCCAGTCGGGCCATGTCCACGCGCAAGGCGTTCATGCGCACCTGGAGCTCTTCGACTCCCGAGTCGCTGGTCGTGGATTCGAGGACCACGATAGGCTGACCTTGTTCCACCGTGGCACCTTCGGCCACCAGGATTTCGCGCACAATGCCGCCTTCAAGGTGCTGCACGGCCTTGACCTTGCCGCGCGGTACGATCTCGCCGCCGGCCGTGCTGACGATGTCGAGCTGGGCCACGGCGGCCCAGACGAGCAGCACCAGGAGCAATACCCCGAGCAGCCGGGACAGCCTCCGCGCGCCCTGGGATTCTGCCAGACGTTCGATGGCGGTTTCGCGCGTATCCATATGTTCAGGCCCCGGCCAAGGCGGTTCTGGCGCTTGTCGCATCGAGGACTTTCATGGAGGGTGTGGGCTTCACGCCCAGGTCCACATGGATATGCGCGCCATGGACCATGGTCGAGTCGTGGGCCAGGATGACCACCGTCACACCGCGCTGGGAAAAGTCCATAAGCGCCCTGGCCACGGCCGTCCTGCCCTCGGCATCCAGGCCGTCGCCCGGCTCGTCGAACACGGCCAGTTTGCCGTCCACGGCCAGTGCCCGGGCCAGGGCGATACGCCGGCGGATGCCCTCGGAGAGCTGCCTGCCGCCAGCCGTTACCCGTGTGTCCAGCCCTTCGGGCTGACTGTCCAGCCAGCGCTTGAGATCGGCCAGCTCCAGGATGGAAGCCAGACGCTCCTCGTCGAGCCCGGGATTGGGCATGAGGATGTTCTGGCGGATGGTCGCGTTGAGGAGTTGCGGGTCCTGCGGGAAGTAGATGATCTGCGAGCGCCACCAGGCCGGCGCGATCTGGCGCATGTCCACGCCGTCAACGAAGACCTGCCCGCGCGACGGCTCCAACAAGCCGCACAGGATGCGGGCGAGCGTGGTCTTGCCCGCGCCGTTGTGACCAGAGACGAGCAGCGCCCTGCCCGCCGGTACGCGCAGGGATAGGGATTCGAAGAGCGGGCCCGGATCGCCCGGGTACATGAAGGCCAAATCCTTGAACTCGATGGCCCCGCGGTACTCCCTGATGGCTGTTCCAGCGTCAGCCTCGCGGGGCAGGCGCGTCAGGTCCGTCAGATCGCGCAGGGCTTCATCCGCCCTGGCGAGCTGCGCCCTAGCCCCAAGGAATCCTGAAACGGACTGGAAGGCGCTCGCGCCAAGCATGGATGCGCCGAACAGCCCGCCAATGCTCAGCTTGCCCATGACCACCAGCTTGGCGCCGACCGCGAAGAGCAGAACCCGCAGCAGGATGGAGATGACCTGCTGGAGGTTCTGGTACTGTCCTCTGCTCCCGCCGAGCTTGAGGCGCAAGGCTAGCATGCGCTCCAGCTGCTCGTGCCAGACCTGGCGCAGGAACGGCAGCGCCCGGAAGGCGCGCACTGTCTCTGCGCTGTCCACTGCCGACAGAGCCAGGCCGCGATGCGCGGCGGATATTTCGGCCAGCTCCCGGCCGGCAGACCCGGCCGACTGCATGGAGGAGAAGCTAATGCCAAATGCCGCAGCCAGAGCCAGCAGCACGATCATGGCCAGGGCCGGATGGAGAAGCCAGGTGGCCAGGATGAACAGGAGACAGAACGGGACATCGAGCACGGCCGCGATGCTCGTGGGCGCCATGGCCGCCTCCACGGTCTGCAGGTTGTTCAGAATTTCCTGCCTCTTGACCGGCGGAATGCGGGAAAGCGGCAGGCTGCGGGCCGTGGCGAGTATGTCGAGGGTGCGGGAGGCCAACCGGTAGTCGGGCACCGCGCTCACGGCAACAGCCAGCTTTTCCCTCGCCTGGCGGAAGAAGAACATGAGCGCCAGGGCCAGAAGCATGCCGGCCGTGAGGGTGTACAGGGTGCCGTCGAAGCCGAAGGTAACGTAACGGTTGAGGATCTGGATGGTGAAAAGGGGGGAGGCGAAGGCAAGAATGTTGATGAACAGCGAGGCTGCTAGCAACTCTGCCGCCAGCTTCGGTCTCGCCGCACAACGATTTAAAAGTTCCTTCACGGCTAATATCGCAACGCTAGGTCATAGGAGTCACGGCGAAATCCTGATCCGTCAAAACCGTATCACTGCCTTCAATGGTTGCCAGAATGTAGTATCCAGGATCATCTCCATTCTCATCGTAGATCAGACGACAACAGTCATTAACATCATCGCGATCAACAATCAGGCAAGCTTCGCCATCGGACCAGGATGAGTATGCGCCTTGGACGTCCGTAGCGTTATTGCCATTGTACAAGCCATCGATGTTAATAAAGTTTGTATTGTATGAAACCACCATCCCAAGCTGAGAGTACTGACTTGAATCAAGGAGAATCTTGTCTTCAATTGGCGTAAAGTCTTTTATGATATCCCCATGCTCTCCAGAAACGGAAACATTTGTTCCAACGCTGAAGCCGTCTTCCATATTGTCGAAATAAAAAGTATCCGCTCCAGCATTGCCATAAAGGGTATCAACACTTTCACCGCCGTTTATAAAGTCGTTTCCTGC comes from Desulfocurvibacter africanus subsp. africanus DSM 2603 and encodes:
- a CDS encoding ATP-binding cassette domain-containing protein — its product is MLAASLFINILAFASPLFTIQILNRYVTFGFDGTLYTLTAGMLLALALMFFFRQAREKLAVAVSAVPDYRLASRTLDILATARSLPLSRIPPVKRQEILNNLQTVEAAMAPTSIAAVLDVPFCLLFILATWLLHPALAMIVLLALAAAFGISFSSMQSAGSAGRELAEISAAHRGLALSAVDSAETVRAFRALPFLRQVWHEQLERMLALRLKLGGSRGQYQNLQQVISILLRVLLFAVGAKLVVMGKLSIGGLFGASMLGASAFQSVSGFLGARAQLARADEALRDLTDLTRLPREADAGTAIREYRGAIEFKDLAFMYPGDPGPLFESLSLRVPAGRALLVSGHNGAGKTTLARILCGLLEPSRGQVFVDGVDMRQIAPAWWRSQIIYFPQDPQLLNATIRQNILMPNPGLDEERLASILELADLKRWLDSQPEGLDTRVTAGGRQLSEGIRRRIALARALAVDGKLAVFDEPGDGLDAEGRTAVARALMDFSQRGVTVVILAHDSTMVHGAHIHVDLGVKPTPSMKVLDATSARTALAGA